The Lactuca sativa cultivar Salinas chromosome 2, Lsat_Salinas_v11, whole genome shotgun sequence genome includes a window with the following:
- the LOC122196643 gene encoding uncharacterized protein LOC122196643: MEFMGFGVRWRSWIQGLLKNARSSVLVNGSPTEEFNLLRGLRQGDLISHFLFLIAMEGLHIVMEDAVVSGNFRGVEIEEANLEISHLFYADVALFLGVGVNQFEVISLASIMGCAATNFPFSYLGILVGGSMSCISSWDVIVDRFRNRLSKWKVKMLSIGGRLTLVKSVLRSLGIYFFSLFRMPVTIFHLLESFRARFFGVWRKIKGVFIGSNRILSLIPGIKVGYRLAVWMRLTGISFLNRSGSFFMSSLLYG, encoded by the exons ATGGAGTTTATGGGTTTTGGTGTGAGGTGGCGGTCTTGGATTCAAGGTTTATTGAAAAATGCTAGATCTTCTGTTCTTGTTAATGGCAGCCCAACTGAAGAGTTTAATCTTCTTAGAGGTCTTCGACAGGGTGATCTGATCTCTCATTTTTTGTTTCTAATTGCTATGGAGGGTCTTCATATAGTTATGGAGGATGCGGTTGTTTCTGGAAATTTTCGTGGGGTTGAGATTGAAGAGGCTAATTTAGAGATTTCTCATCTTTTTTATGCAGATGTTGCTTTGTTTTTGG GGGTGGGTGTTAATCAGTTTGAAGTTATTTCTCTTGCTTCTATTATGGGATGCGCTGCAACTAATTTTCCTTTTTCTTATCTTGGAATTCTGGTGGGTGGGTCGATGAGTTGTATTAGTAGCTGGGATGTGATTGTGGATAGATTTCGTAACAGACTCTCTAAATGGAAAGTTAAAATGCTTTCCATAGGTGGCCGTTTAACTCTGGTTAAATCAGTTTTGCGCAGCCTTGggatttatttcttttctttgttCCGTATGCCGgtaacaatttttcatttattgGAGTCGTTTAGGGCTCGTTTTTTTGGGGTATGGAGGAAGATCAAAGGCGTATTCATTGGGTCAAATAGGATACTATCCTTAATTCCAGGGATAAAGGTAGGTTACAGGTTGGCAGTTTGGATGCGTTTAACCGGGATCTCCTTTTTAAATAGAAGTGGCAGTTTCTTCATGAGTAGTCTTCTTTATGGGTGA